Proteins encoded within one genomic window of Sorex araneus isolate mSorAra2 chromosome 9, mSorAra2.pri, whole genome shotgun sequence:
- the DRG1 gene encoding developmentally-regulated GTP-binding protein 1, with the protein MSSTLAKIAEIEAEMARTQKNKATAHHLGLLKARLAKLRRELITPKGGGGGGPGEGFDVAKTGDARIGFVGFPSVGKSTLLSNLAGVYSEVAAYEFTTLTTVPGVIRYKGAKIQLLDLPGIIEGAKDGKGRGRQVIAVARTCNLILIVLDVLKPLGHKKIIENELEGFGIRLNSKPPNIGFKKKDKGGINLTATCPQSELDAETVKSILAEYKIHNADVTLRSDATADDLIDVVEGNRVYIPCIYVLNKIDQISIEELDIIYKVPHCVPISAHHRWNFDDLLEKIWDYLKLVRIYTKPKGQLPDYTSPVVLPYSRTTVEDFCMKIHKNLIKEFKYALVWGLSVKHNPQKVGKDHTLEDEDVIQIVKK; encoded by the exons ATGGCCCGTACCCAAAAGAATAAGGCCACAGCTCACCATCTGGGACTGCTGAAGGCTCGGCTGGCTAAGCTTCGCAGAGAACTCATTACTCCAaaaggtggtggaggaggaggaccaggagaaG GTTTTGATGTGGCCAAGACGGGTGACGCTCGAATTGGGTTTGTGGGTTTTCCATCTGTCGGGAAGTCCACACTGCTCAGTAACTTGGCAGGTGTGTATTCTGAGGTGGCAGCCTATGAGTTCACTACTCTGACCACTGTGCCTGGTGTCATCAGATACAAAGGTGCCAAGATCCAG CTCCTTGATCTCCCAGGTATTATTGAGGGTGCCAAGGATGGGAAAGGTAGAGGCCGTCAGGTCATTGCAG TGGCCCGGACCTGTAACTTGATTCTGATTGTTCTGGATGTTCTGAAACCCTTGGGACATAAGAAGATAATTGAAAATGAGCTGGAAGGCTTTGGTATTCGCTTAAACAGCAAACCCCCTAACATTGGCTTTAAGAAAAAGGATAAAGGAGGCATTAATCTCACAGCCACT TGCCCTCAGAGTGAGCTGGATGCTGAAACTGTGAAGAGCATTCTGGCTGAATACAAAATTCATAATGCTGATGTGACTCTGCGTAGCGATGCCACAGCAGATGACCTCATTGATGTAGTGGAAGGAAACAG AGTTTATATTCCCTGCATCTATGTGTTGAATAAGATTGATCAGATCTCCATTGAGGAACTAGATATCATCTATAAGGTGCCTCACTGTGTACCCATCTCAGCTCATCACCGCTGGAATTTTGATGATCTGTTGGAAAAGATATGGGACTATCTGAAACTAGTGAGAAT TTATACAAAACCCAAAGGGCAGTTGCCAGATTACACATCTCCAGTGGTGCTGCCTTATTCCAGGACCACAGTGGAGGATTTCTGCATGAAGATTCATAAAAATCTTATTAAAGAATTCAAATA TGCTCTGGTCTGGGGTCTCTCTGTGAAACATAATCCTCAAAAAGTGGGTAAAGACCATACGTTGGAGGATGAGGATGTCATTCAGATTGTGAAGAAGTGA